A single genomic interval of Dyella sp. GSA-30 harbors:
- a CDS encoding zinc-finger domain-containing protein — protein MSRSSAAAPIPANAENRYEVTRADLPLSCPMPGMALWNSHPKVYLPVVDDGGESTCPYCGARYVLKD, from the coding sequence ATGTCGCGTTCATCTGCTGCGGCGCCCATCCCGGCAAATGCCGAAAATCGTTATGAAGTGACGCGCGCCGACCTACCGTTGTCGTGCCCGATGCCCGGCATGGCCCTTTGGAACTCCCACCCGAAGGTCTATCTGCCGGTTGTCGACGACGGTGGCGAGTCTACTTGTCCTTACTGTGGCGCACGTTACGTGCTCAAGGACTGA
- a CDS encoding DUF535 family protein, whose amino-acid sequence MSFKLILRSMRERRDWHGSRGKRFSYAIKYAARCLTHVRAQANWLSFIYDSPRMNAIHTRDPYLFDRPLHRYINRGFSVTQRYATMLSHYRFVSSHLPEALIDTMYRDGHVTLGEVSLKDNSRLLVRLAIPAGRGREGELCLQLTNVQGEVLSSVIFTVGDEGHALLIGCLQGANTQLGRDAVRALTKQCHGLRPKNLLFSMLLGFAEDRHMTRVRGISQAAHPFSLTRGKIKADYDSFWIECDGQLNKDGFYDLPAREPVRDEMQVESKHRSAFRKREALRWEVTHLFVDALRGYAEQTTRKAA is encoded by the coding sequence ATGTCTTTCAAGTTGATCCTGCGCTCCATGCGCGAACGCCGTGACTGGCACGGTTCGCGTGGCAAGCGCTTTTCCTACGCCATCAAGTACGCCGCGCGCTGCCTGACGCATGTGCGCGCGCAGGCAAACTGGTTGAGCTTTATCTACGACAGCCCGCGCATGAACGCGATTCACACGCGCGACCCTTATCTTTTCGATCGTCCGCTGCATCGCTATATCAACCGAGGCTTCAGCGTGACCCAGCGCTACGCCACGATGCTCAGTCACTATCGTTTCGTGAGTTCGCACCTGCCCGAAGCGCTGATCGACACGATGTACCGTGACGGCCATGTCACGCTGGGCGAGGTTTCGCTCAAGGACAACAGCCGCTTGCTGGTAAGGCTTGCCATCCCCGCCGGTCGTGGCCGCGAAGGCGAGTTGTGCCTGCAGCTGACCAATGTGCAGGGTGAGGTTCTGTCTTCGGTGATCTTTACCGTCGGCGATGAAGGACATGCGTTGCTGATCGGCTGCCTGCAAGGCGCAAACACGCAGCTCGGCCGCGATGCAGTGCGCGCACTGACCAAGCAATGCCACGGCCTGCGACCCAAGAATCTGCTGTTTTCGATGCTGCTCGGCTTCGCCGAGGATCGCCACATGACACGCGTGCGCGGCATCAGCCAGGCAGCCCATCCGTTCTCGTTGACACGCGGCAAGATCAAGGCCGACTACGACAGCTTCTGGATCGAATGCGACGGCCAGTTGAACAAGGACGGCTTCTACGACCTGCCTGCGCGTGAGCCGGTCCGCGACGAGATGCAGGTCGAAAGCAAGCATCGCTCGGCCTTTCGCAAACGCGAAGCCTTGCGTTGGGAGGTCACGCATTTGTTCGTCGATGCGTTGCGCGGCTATGCGGAACAGACCACTCGCAAGGCGGCCTGA
- a CDS encoding O-antigen ligase family protein: protein MPSNAPSLRAALRSPLLPFWLVIALLPLGRSAELGTALCLVGVLMLFARHPRALTEHQGAQLLLWLLGAYIAAALISAVDSVAPGKSWSTVAALLRYVPLGLYACFAIRRLEKLRALYVAVAVVVAIWTIDAWVQALTGWSLGGHAEAERISGIFGAHNLKLGPALAVLSPFVLWAARERWKVWGLLAAFVLMLGPVLLAGSRAAWVCYGLVALAFAWREARSPLRFLGWCAGGAVLLALAGGVAWKTSERFQTRMDRTLMVLQGSDKALDVALTGRLDIWRTSVKMIEAHPINGVGVRAYRYAYAQFAPPTDHFLTAETCGDGEGACHAHQLVLEVLTETGAIGLLLWLAGVVLAWRFWWRAGAGRDAAFPVTVALAAMLFPLNTHLAFYSAWWGLLFAWLLGLWCAALAVNWPAKEPDHAA from the coding sequence ATGCCGTCCAACGCCCCCTCCCTCCGCGCCGCCCTCCGCTCACCACTACTTCCTTTCTGGCTGGTGATCGCACTGCTGCCGCTGGGGCGCAGTGCGGAGCTCGGCACGGCACTCTGCCTGGTTGGCGTGCTGATGCTTTTCGCCCGCCACCCACGCGCGCTGACCGAGCATCAAGGCGCGCAGTTGTTGCTCTGGTTGCTGGGCGCCTATATCGCCGCCGCACTGATTTCAGCCGTCGATTCAGTCGCACCAGGCAAGAGCTGGTCGACGGTCGCCGCGTTGCTTCGCTACGTTCCCCTCGGCCTGTACGCCTGCTTCGCTATTCGCCGCCTCGAGAAGCTGCGTGCCTTGTATGTCGCGGTCGCTGTCGTCGTGGCGATCTGGACGATCGACGCCTGGGTGCAGGCGCTGACCGGCTGGAGTCTTGGGGGGCATGCGGAGGCGGAGCGAATCTCGGGCATCTTCGGTGCGCATAACCTGAAGCTCGGCCCTGCGTTGGCGGTGCTGTCGCCCTTCGTATTGTGGGCGGCGCGTGAGCGTTGGAAGGTGTGGGGGCTGTTGGCCGCATTCGTGCTGATGCTCGGTCCCGTGCTTCTGGCGGGCTCGCGCGCGGCCTGGGTTTGCTATGGCCTGGTGGCATTGGCGTTTGCGTGGCGAGAGGCTCGTTCGCCGCTGCGTTTCCTCGGCTGGTGCGCCGGCGGTGCCGTGTTGCTGGCGCTGGCCGGTGGCGTCGCCTGGAAGACGTCCGAGCGCTTCCAGACGCGCATGGATCGTACGCTGATGGTCCTGCAGGGATCGGATAAGGCGTTGGATGTCGCGTTGACTGGGCGGCTGGATATCTGGCGTACCAGCGTAAAGATGATCGAAGCACATCCCATCAATGGTGTCGGTGTGCGGGCCTATCGCTACGCCTACGCCCAGTTCGCGCCGCCGACCGATCATTTCCTGACGGCTGAAACCTGCGGCGATGGCGAAGGCGCATGTCATGCGCATCAGCTTGTCCTTGAGGTGCTCACCGAAACCGGGGCGATCGGCCTGTTGCTCTGGCTTGCCGGTGTGGTGCTAGCCTGGCGCTTCTGGTGGCGTGCGGGTGCGGGACGCGATGCCGCATTTCCGGTAACCGTCGCGTTGGCGGCGATGCTGTTTCCGCTCAATACGCACCTGGCTTTCTATTCGGCGTGGTGGGGCTTGTTGTTTGCCTGGCTGCTTGGGTTATGGTGCGCGGCCCTGGCCGTGAACTGGCCTGCCAAGGAGCCCGATCATGCCGCGTGA
- a CDS encoding glycosyltransferase family 2 protein, whose protein sequence is MPREPLSVVVITFNNADTLDACLSQVDWAEEIVVLDSGSTDETVAIARRHGARIDVHPFDDYGPQKQRAYAMASHDWILNLDADEILSPGTREEIERALTAPRYAGFRLPRRERMFWTVQHRWSWRNGHLRLFDRRRGGMNDVEVHAAVEVEGPVKTLWRADFVNDGDGDIATRVEKINRYTTGMVAYKLRKQQRFTGFRMVLYPPVFFLRQYIGKRYFLNGWAGFIASVTGAFYAFLKYAKLHEARQQARSRSKGP, encoded by the coding sequence ATGCCGCGTGAGCCGCTGTCGGTTGTCGTCATCACCTTCAATAACGCCGATACGCTCGATGCCTGCCTGAGCCAGGTCGATTGGGCCGAAGAAATCGTTGTGCTCGATTCGGGTTCGACCGATGAGACGGTGGCCATCGCCAGGCGTCACGGTGCGCGCATCGACGTCCATCCTTTTGACGACTACGGTCCGCAAAAACAGCGCGCCTATGCGATGGCCAGCCACGACTGGATTCTCAACCTGGATGCCGACGAAATACTGTCGCCCGGCACGCGAGAGGAAATCGAACGCGCGTTGACGGCACCCCGTTATGCCGGGTTTCGATTGCCGCGGCGCGAGCGCATGTTCTGGACCGTCCAGCACCGCTGGAGCTGGCGTAACGGACATCTGCGTTTGTTCGATCGACGCCGCGGCGGCATGAACGATGTCGAAGTGCATGCGGCGGTGGAGGTCGAAGGCCCGGTCAAGACGCTCTGGCGGGCCGACTTCGTCAATGACGGCGATGGCGATATCGCCACGCGGGTGGAAAAGATCAATCGCTACACCACTGGCATGGTGGCGTACAAACTGCGCAAGCAGCAGCGCTTTACCGGTTTTCGCATGGTTTTATATCCGCCGGTGTTTTTCCTGCGGCAATACATCGGCAAACGCTATTTTCTCAACGGCTGGGCCGGCTTTATCGCCAGCGTCACCGGCGCGTTTTACGCATTTCTAAAGTACGCCAAGCTGCACGAGGCGCGCCAGCAAGCACGATCCAGGAGCAAGGGGCCGTAA
- a CDS encoding Yip1 family protein has protein sequence MDFAKIVARVKAILTTPKTEWPVIAAEPDTVKGLYLNYIVILAALPPLAGFIKNTLIGTSIMGVDIRFPIGAGIGSLIAGYLVALGVVYLMAWIVNALASSFGGQKDMVQALKTIAYSWTAYWVASIALILPWIGWLVALAGLVYAIYLMYLGLPHTMKSPTDRAGGYTAVAVIIGIVVSWIAGAIISGIFLKSFADAYHSSGAHGL, from the coding sequence ATGGATTTTGCAAAGATCGTTGCACGCGTGAAGGCCATCCTGACCACGCCCAAGACCGAATGGCCGGTCATCGCGGCCGAACCGGATACCGTCAAGGGGCTTTATCTCAACTACATCGTCATTCTGGCGGCGCTCCCGCCCTTGGCGGGCTTCATCAAGAACACCCTGATCGGCACCTCGATCATGGGCGTGGACATCCGCTTTCCCATCGGCGCCGGCATCGGCTCACTGATAGCAGGCTACCTGGTCGCCCTGGGCGTGGTGTACCTGATGGCATGGATCGTCAATGCGCTCGCATCGTCCTTCGGCGGGCAGAAGGACATGGTGCAGGCACTGAAAACGATTGCGTACTCCTGGACCGCCTACTGGGTCGCCAGCATCGCGCTGATCCTGCCGTGGATCGGCTGGCTGGTCGCGCTCGCGGGCCTGGTCTACGCGATCTACCTGATGTACCTGGGCTTGCCGCATACGATGAAGTCGCCGACCGACCGTGCGGGCGGCTATACCGCGGTCGCCGTGATCATCGGCATCGTGGTCAGCTGGATCGCCGGCGCGATCATCAGCGGGATTTTCCTCAAGAGCTTTGCCGACGCCTATCACTCGTCCGGTGCACACGGGCTTTAA
- a CDS encoding glycosyltransferase, translated as MSAVVTPIRSLTVVQLIPSMHSGGAERSALEIARALVQAGHRSVVISAGGRMVERLEAEGSEHITLDIGKKSLSTLGRLVALRRALRRIKPDIVHARSRLPAWMGWWAIKGMQPQPHFVTTVHGLNSPGRYSSILLRGERIVAVSQTLRDYVLSHYRWLEPSRVRVIPRGIDPDAFPYGHRPDDVWTRSFFAEFPNLAGAPLLTLPGRGTRLKGHHDAIHLVADLKRRGIDVRLLLLGAVEPGREAYAEELRELIRSLGLEQQIEMTPPRDDVRDIYAISALILQLSNKPESFGRTVVEALSLCRPVLGYAHGGVGELLAELYPAGRVAPGDRERLVERAAELLRVAPAISMLHNYRLGDMQQATLALYDEVMAG; from the coding sequence ATGTCCGCCGTCGTCACCCCTATCAGGTCCTTGACCGTCGTCCAGCTGATCCCGTCGATGCATTCGGGCGGAGCCGAGCGCTCCGCGCTGGAGATCGCCCGGGCGCTGGTGCAGGCGGGTCATCGCTCGGTGGTGATCTCAGCCGGTGGCCGCATGGTCGAGCGGCTCGAAGCCGAGGGCAGCGAGCACATCACGCTGGATATCGGCAAAAAGTCGCTGAGCACGCTGGGCCGCCTGGTCGCGCTCCGGCGAGCCCTGCGCCGGATCAAGCCCGATATCGTGCATGCACGGTCGCGGCTGCCTGCCTGGATGGGCTGGTGGGCGATCAAGGGCATGCAGCCCCAACCGCATTTCGTCACCACCGTGCACGGGCTCAATTCGCCCGGCCGCTACAGCTCCATCCTGCTGCGCGGTGAGCGCATCGTGGCGGTATCGCAGACCCTGCGCGATTACGTGCTGAGCCACTACCGCTGGCTGGAGCCGAGCCGCGTGCGGGTGATTCCGCGGGGCATCGATCCGGATGCCTTTCCGTATGGCCATCGCCCGGATGATGTCTGGACGCGTAGTTTCTTTGCTGAATTTCCCAACCTGGCCGGCGCGCCGCTGTTGACCTTGCCGGGTCGCGGTACTCGCTTGAAGGGGCATCATGACGCGATTCATCTCGTTGCCGACCTGAAGCGACGCGGGATCGATGTGCGCCTGCTGTTGCTCGGTGCGGTCGAGCCGGGGCGCGAGGCGTATGCCGAAGAGTTGCGCGAGTTGATTCGCTCGCTCGGTCTCGAGCAGCAGATCGAAATGACGCCGCCGCGCGATGACGTGCGCGACATCTATGCGATATCGGCGTTGATCCTGCAGCTCTCGAACAAGCCGGAATCCTTCGGGCGCACGGTGGTTGAAGCCTTGTCGCTATGCCGGCCTGTTCTGGGTTACGCGCATGGCGGTGTCGGTGAGTTGCTTGCCGAACTCTATCCTGCCGGACGTGTGGCGCCTGGCGATCGCGAGCGGCTGGTGGAGCGGGCAGCGGAATTGCTGCGCGTGGCGCCAGCGATTTCGATGCTGCATAACTATCGGTTGGGGGATATGCAGCAGGCTACGTTGGCGTTGTATGACGAGGTGATGGCGGGCTGA